The following are encoded together in the Actinobacillus lignieresii genome:
- a CDS encoding AraC family transcriptional regulator, producing MQIIDKLLPLVPKNQIWQTPIDGLVIQHADRPTPVANTILEPRICIVLQGERKICIGDQCTLFSNQHFMFCPVNVPLSVEVVEASPEKPYLMMTMKIDLKMVASIVPHIPNKIAKNQPKSTVSLKWQLEENLLAQFEHLIDLLKTPEDIDFLAPLIQQHIYYVLLKSEQGQKLRELVNEGSHTQRIAQTAFWIEQHLSEPLRVDDLAKQAGMSVSGFHSHFKKMTNMSPLQYQKSHRLLAAQRLIQAKQSNIASVAFQVGYESPGQFSREYKRHFGVSPKGDAS from the coding sequence ATGCAAATTATTGATAAATTATTACCGCTTGTGCCTAAAAACCAAATTTGGCAAACGCCGATTGATGGACTTGTGATTCAGCACGCTGATCGCCCTACACCGGTGGCGAACACAATTCTTGAACCTCGCATTTGTATTGTGTTGCAAGGCGAGCGAAAAATTTGTATCGGCGATCAATGTACGCTATTCAGCAATCAACATTTTATGTTCTGCCCTGTGAATGTTCCGTTATCGGTGGAAGTGGTAGAAGCCAGCCCTGAAAAGCCCTATTTGATGATGACGATGAAAATCGATCTGAAAATGGTGGCAAGTATCGTGCCTCACATCCCAAACAAAATTGCAAAAAATCAGCCAAAATCGACCGTTTCTTTGAAGTGGCAATTGGAAGAAAATTTGCTAGCTCAGTTTGAGCATCTGATTGATTTACTCAAAACGCCGGAAGATATTGATTTTCTTGCGCCGCTTATTCAGCAACACATTTACTATGTTCTGCTAAAAAGCGAGCAAGGGCAAAAATTAAGAGAACTCGTTAATGAAGGAAGCCATACCCAGCGTATAGCCCAAACTGCGTTTTGGATCGAGCAACATTTGTCTGAGCCGTTACGGGTGGATGATTTGGCGAAACAGGCGGGAATGTCGGTCTCCGGCTTTCATTCGCATTTTAAAAAAATGACCAATATGTCGCCGTTACAATATCAAAAATCACACCGCTTACTGGCTGCACAACGTTTGATCCAAGCCAAACAGAGCAATATCGCAAGCGTTGCTTTCCAAGTCGGTTACGAAAGTCCAGGTCAGTTTAGCCGAGAATATAAAAGACATTTTGGGGTAAGCCCAAAAGGAGATGCGAGCTAG
- a CDS encoding LysR family transcriptional regulator, translated as MRDIRTVDLNLLKAFDALLQERNVTKAAQRLSVTQPAMSAMLNRLRDSFGDPLFVRVQHGIEPTARALALMPSVKTILAEVNRMLRPVEFDPQTAEMTINIASTDYGLEAIGTPFLAHLKQLAPKIRVAFLPAQDVDLLAQFEQARIDIALVSTQHIPADLHSKPLLTEHYVCVMRADHPMANQPLNLDNFCELDFAMMSYDGGQFYGVCDEALAKLGKARRVSVSVNHFSLLPNILRSTDVVALMPSRLSHNFSGLICKELPLEVQGFAIQMAWHERTHQDPAYQWIRNLLVESLTKQ; from the coding sequence ATGCGTGATATTAGAACTGTTGACTTAAATTTATTGAAAGCGTTTGATGCACTCTTACAAGAACGTAACGTAACCAAAGCGGCACAACGTTTATCCGTGACTCAGCCGGCAATGAGTGCAATGCTTAATCGCCTGCGTGACAGTTTTGGTGACCCGTTATTTGTGCGTGTACAACACGGGATTGAACCGACCGCCAGAGCCTTGGCATTAATGCCTTCGGTCAAGACTATTTTGGCGGAAGTAAATCGAATGTTGCGTCCGGTGGAATTTGATCCGCAAACAGCAGAAATGACGATTAATATTGCTTCCACCGATTACGGTTTGGAAGCAATCGGTACGCCTTTTTTAGCGCATTTAAAACAACTTGCGCCGAAAATTCGAGTGGCATTTTTACCGGCACAAGACGTGGATTTGTTAGCCCAATTTGAACAGGCGAGAATTGATATCGCCTTGGTTTCCACCCAACATATTCCGGCGGATTTACACAGCAAACCGTTGCTGACAGAACATTATGTTTGTGTGATGCGAGCAGATCACCCAATGGCAAATCAACCGCTCAATTTAGACAACTTTTGTGAATTGGATTTTGCAATGATGTCCTATGACGGCGGACAATTTTACGGTGTGTGCGATGAGGCATTGGCTAAACTCGGTAAAGCTCGTCGTGTGTCAGTCTCAGTCAATCACTTTTCTTTGCTACCGAATATCTTACGTAGCACAGACGTAGTGGCATTGATGCCATCACGTTTATCTCATAACTTTAGCGGATTGATTTGCAAAGAGCTTCCGCTTGAAGTACAGGGCTTTGCAATCCAAATGGCATGGCACGAACGCACCCACCAAGACCCAGCATATCAATGGATCAGAAATTTGTTGGTGGAGAGTTTGACGAAACAATAA
- a CDS encoding NADH:flavin oxidoreductase/NADH oxidase translates to MAKFRYLQTPFKLKNLELKNRIVMPPMCQYSATDGVPNDWHLVHYTARAIGGVGLIIVEMTNVAPNGRITPNCLGLWNDEQRDAFKPIVDSVHKYGSKIAVQIGHAGRKAQDCDDVVAPSAIHYGELDYAGQNLKTPRELSKAEIQDVIQSYQDAVKRAVEAGFDAIEIHGAHGYLIHQFSSPKSNQRTDEYGQDCFLFGEQVIKAAKAVMPADMPLIVRISAQEFGADGFDADYGVEIAKRFAAAGADCMHVSAGGDGVLAEGKHPPFNAGYQVYLARAVKQATGLPTIAVGMLDDANVVDHVLAIGDADLVAVGRALLRDPQWVLNVQYAQNATNSSGVEFVPAQYQRGYL, encoded by the coding sequence ATGGCAAAATTTAGATATTTACAAACACCTTTCAAGCTCAAAAATCTTGAACTCAAAAACCGTATCGTGATGCCACCAATGTGCCAATATTCGGCTACAGACGGTGTGCCGAATGATTGGCACTTAGTTCATTACACAGCCCGTGCAATTGGTGGTGTCGGCTTAATTATTGTGGAAATGACCAACGTTGCGCCAAACGGTCGTATCACGCCGAATTGTTTAGGTTTATGGAATGACGAACAACGTGATGCATTTAAACCGATTGTTGATTCCGTGCATAAATACGGTAGTAAAATTGCGGTGCAAATTGGTCACGCCGGTCGTAAAGCGCAAGATTGCGATGATGTGGTTGCACCTTCGGCAATTCATTACGGTGAATTAGATTATGCAGGTCAGAATTTAAAAACACCTCGTGAATTAAGCAAAGCGGAAATTCAAGATGTGATTCAATCTTACCAAGATGCGGTAAAACGTGCAGTGGAAGCCGGCTTTGATGCGATTGAAATTCACGGCGCACACGGTTATTTAATTCACCAATTCTCATCACCGAAATCAAACCAACGTACTGATGAATACGGTCAAGATTGCTTCTTATTCGGTGAGCAAGTAATTAAAGCGGCTAAAGCGGTCATGCCGGCAGATATGCCGTTAATCGTACGTATTTCGGCACAAGAATTCGGTGCGGACGGTTTTGATGCAGATTACGGTGTGGAAATCGCAAAACGCTTTGCAGCAGCCGGTGCGGATTGTATGCACGTAAGTGCCGGCGGTGACGGTGTGTTAGCCGAAGGAAAACATCCACCATTTAATGCGGGCTATCAAGTATATCTAGCTCGTGCGGTAAAACAAGCGACCGGTTTACCAACCATTGCCGTGGGTATGTTAGATGATGCGAATGTGGTTGATCACGTATTAGCGATTGGCGATGCGGATTTAGTAGCGGTTGGACGTGCGTTATTACGTGACCCGCAATGGGTATTAAATGTACAATATGCACAAAATGCGACAAACAGCAGCGGTGTTGAATTTGTGCCGGCACAATATCAACGCGGTTATCTGTAA
- a CDS encoding LLM class flavin-dependent oxidoreductase: MQLSILNLVPVREGQDYAQAMQSMIKLAQLAEELDLARYWIAEHHNMKNLASSATALLIQHALANTNKIAVGSGGVMLPNHSPYIVAEQYGTLATLYPNRVQLGLGRAPGTDMRTANALRRGAKHLEFPDEIAELRGYFQNTNPVSAYPAAGLDIPFYILGSSTESAYLAAELGLPYAFAAHFAPRMMMEAVEIYRRYFKPSDYLAKPYVIMGVNAIVSDSDAEAQSLVTTQTQFFINVVTNAQQNLQPPMANDAEVWQNFNRTENELHFGPVDLREMQIYHQEKAVVEQMTACTLVGSPATVKTQLTQLAKRVEIDEIMAVTYIYDEQKQAKSYRLLKEIVASM; this comes from the coding sequence ATGCAACTTTCTATTTTAAACCTCGTCCCAGTGCGTGAAGGACAAGACTACGCACAAGCGATGCAATCGATGATCAAACTGGCACAACTGGCGGAAGAGCTGGATTTGGCACGTTATTGGATTGCCGAACACCATAATATGAAAAACTTAGCTAGTTCAGCGACCGCTCTGCTGATTCAACACGCGTTAGCTAATACTAACAAAATTGCGGTCGGCTCAGGCGGTGTGATGTTACCGAACCACAGTCCTTATATTGTAGCGGAACAATACGGTACGTTAGCTACGCTTTATCCAAATCGTGTCCAACTTGGCTTAGGCAGAGCGCCCGGCACCGATATGCGTACTGCTAACGCGTTACGCCGTGGGGCAAAACACCTCGAATTTCCGGATGAAATTGCCGAACTGCGTGGTTATTTCCAAAATACTAATCCGGTTTCCGCTTACCCTGCCGCCGGTTTAGATATCCCGTTCTATATTTTAGGCTCCAGCACCGAAAGTGCTTATTTAGCTGCAGAACTCGGCTTACCTTACGCATTTGCCGCACATTTTGCACCACGAATGATGATGGAAGCGGTCGAAATTTATCGCCGTTATTTCAAGCCGTCCGACTATTTGGCAAAACCTTATGTGATTATGGGCGTGAATGCGATTGTGTCGGACAGCGATGCGGAAGCACAAAGCCTGGTGACAACCCAAACGCAATTCTTTATTAATGTCGTGACGAACGCACAACAGAATTTACAACCGCCAATGGCAAATGACGCGGAAGTATGGCAAAACTTTAACCGCACGGAAAACGAGTTGCACTTCGGACCGGTCGATTTACGTGAAATGCAGATTTACCACCAAGAAAAAGCGGTAGTGGAACAAATGACCGCTTGTACGCTAGTCGGCTCGCCAGCAACGGTTAAAACCCAATTGACACAATTAGCTAAACGAGTGGAAATTGATGAAATTATGGCGGTAACTTATATATACGATGAACAAAAACAAGCGAAATCTTACCGCTTGTTGAAAGAAATCGTAGCGAGTATGTAA
- a CDS encoding AAA family ATPase, which yields MLKKFSVYNYRQFNETLEFDLTASNYTFNTNCIKRNLVKLALVYGENGVGKSTLGWAIFDLVSHLTDNENNTPTENILNAFSKEKYANFKFEFSFLDEYEKSKELVYEYQKDERNTLISEKVMIGDELVLDYQLNQPFFTNLTGTEHLNRNINPVQNLSAIKYIYSNSSLDRRNYNNAIFSKFMDFVGHILYFRSVFEGKVFAGYNKGLNNIEQDILTNGNLKGLETFLSDFGLNLQLINVRQLNKSVIGVKMGDKVLPFFDIVSTGTLSLTFFYYWWQSIKENKIPLLFIDEFDCSYHFSLSEKMVEKLKQLPDTQVILTTHNTNLLSNELIRPDCGFVIDGKKIKSLNHLTQKEIREVHNLEKLYQAGHFNG from the coding sequence ATGTTAAAAAAATTCTCTGTCTATAATTATCGCCAATTCAATGAAACATTAGAATTTGATTTAACGGCGAGTAATTATACATTTAATACGAATTGTATAAAACGAAATTTGGTAAAATTAGCTCTAGTTTATGGAGAAAATGGAGTAGGTAAATCTACGTTAGGTTGGGCAATTTTTGATTTAGTTTCGCATTTGACAGATAATGAAAACAACACACCAACAGAAAATATTCTAAATGCTTTTTCAAAAGAAAAATACGCTAATTTTAAATTTGAGTTTTCTTTTTTAGATGAATATGAAAAGAGTAAAGAGTTAGTGTATGAATATCAAAAAGATGAACGAAATACCTTGATTTCTGAAAAAGTAATGATTGGTGATGAATTAGTTTTAGATTATCAATTAAACCAACCTTTTTTTACTAACTTAACAGGTACAGAACATTTAAATAGAAATATTAACCCAGTGCAAAATTTATCTGCCATAAAATATATTTATAGTAATAGCAGTTTAGATAGAAGAAATTATAATAATGCCATTTTTAGTAAGTTTATGGATTTTGTTGGACATATTTTATATTTCAGGAGTGTTTTTGAAGGAAAAGTTTTTGCTGGATATAATAAGGGGCTAAATAATATAGAGCAAGATATTTTGACTAATGGAAATTTAAAAGGTCTAGAAACATTTCTTTCTGATTTTGGTTTAAATCTTCAACTTATTAATGTGAGACAGTTAAATAAGAGCGTTATTGGAGTAAAGATGGGAGATAAAGTTTTACCATTTTTTGATATTGTTTCTACGGGTACATTAAGTTTAACTTTCTTCTATTATTGGTGGCAAAGTATCAAAGAGAATAAAATTCCATTACTTTTTATTGATGAATTTGACTGCTCATATCATTTTTCATTATCAGAAAAAATGGTAGAAAAGTTAAAACAGCTACCCGATACACAAGTTATTTTAACAACGCATAATACAAATTTATTATCTAATGAGTTAATTCGACCTGATTGTGGGTTTGTGATTGATGGGAAGAAAATAAAATCGCTTAATCATTTAACTCAAAAAGAAATTCGAGAAGTTCATAACTTAGAAAAACTTTACCAAGCAGGGCATTTTAATGGGTAA
- a CDS encoding NAD(P)-dependent oxidoreductase: MKFVPHQKENTMTTTFTQIGWIGLGQMGVPMVNRLLANNIDVSVYNRNAAKSAEFAAKGAKVASSVEQLVSENQAVILMVSDYAAAVDILNPDVCAKLQGKVIVNMSTVSPTENLKLKVLVEEHGGLFAEAPVSGSVVPATNGTLLILFGGQEAVLKPLQPVFDVLGQRTFHFGDVGKGSGAKLVLNSLLGVFGEAYAEAMLMGEQFGINLNDLAEAIGGSAMNSPMFQTKKPLLLEKSFPAAFMLKHASKDLNLACGELEKAGLTLPAIETVAAQYRAAVKADLGSQDVSGIYLQLAK; the protein is encoded by the coding sequence ATTAAATTTGTCCCACATCAGAAGGAAAATACTATGACAACAACATTTACACAAATTGGTTGGATCGGCTTAGGTCAAATGGGCGTACCTATGGTTAATCGTTTACTGGCGAATAATATCGATGTCAGCGTTTATAACCGAAATGCGGCGAAAAGTGCTGAATTTGCAGCAAAAGGTGCAAAAGTTGCCAGTTCGGTAGAACAATTAGTATCTGAAAACCAAGCGGTCATTTTAATGGTTTCGGACTATGCGGCGGCTGTAGATATTTTAAATCCGGACGTTTGTGCCAAATTGCAGGGTAAAGTTATCGTCAATATGAGTACGGTTTCACCAACCGAAAACTTAAAATTAAAAGTGTTGGTGGAAGAACACGGCGGTTTATTTGCCGAAGCACCGGTATCCGGCTCGGTTGTGCCGGCGACTAACGGTACTTTACTGATTTTATTCGGTGGACAAGAAGCGGTATTAAAACCGTTACAACCGGTATTTGACGTACTCGGTCAGCGTACTTTCCATTTTGGCGATGTGGGTAAAGGCTCCGGTGCGAAATTGGTACTGAATTCGTTACTTGGTGTGTTCGGCGAAGCTTATGCGGAAGCAATGTTAATGGGCGAACAATTCGGTATTAATTTAAATGATCTTGCTGAAGCGATTGGCGGATCGGCAATGAACTCGCCAATGTTCCAAACCAAAAAACCGTTATTGTTAGAAAAATCATTCCCGGCGGCATTTATGCTCAAACACGCAAGCAAAGATCTTAATCTCGCTTGCGGAGAACTGGAAAAAGCCGGCTTAACGTTACCGGCGATTGAAACCGTTGCCGCACAATATCGTGCTGCAGTAAAAGCGGATTTAGGTAGTCAAGACGTTTCGGGCATTTACTTACAATTAGCGAAATAA
- a CDS encoding NAD(P)H-dependent oxidoreductase, giving the protein MFNIEKENVLAAFKYRRATRNYDASKKISDEDFAYILELARLSPSSVGSEPWKFVVIQNQELRNKLKPVAWGMAAQMDAASHLVVLLAKKNASHDSEYFKKALEQRGLTAEEMEKTLALYKQFHVEDIKIAGNERALFDWCSKQTYIALGNMMSGAAMIGIDSCPIEGFNYDAVNKILAEAGAFDPNEYGVSVMATFGYRAGEIAPKSRKPIEEIVSWIK; this is encoded by the coding sequence ATGTTTAATATTGAAAAAGAAAACGTTTTAGCGGCATTTAAATATCGTCGTGCAACACGTAACTATGACGCTTCTAAAAAAATCAGCGATGAAGATTTCGCTTATATTTTAGAGTTAGCGCGTCTTTCACCAAGTTCTGTCGGTTCAGAGCCATGGAAATTTGTGGTGATTCAAAACCAAGAATTACGTAACAAATTAAAACCGGTTGCGTGGGGTATGGCGGCACAAATGGACGCCGCAAGCCATTTAGTGGTTTTACTTGCCAAGAAAAATGCAAGCCACGATAGCGAATACTTCAAAAAAGCGTTGGAACAGCGTGGTTTAACTGCTGAAGAAATGGAAAAAACTTTAGCGTTATACAAACAATTCCACGTGGAAGACATTAAGATTGCCGGTAACGAGCGTGCGTTATTCGACTGGTGCTCAAAACAAACCTATATCGCTTTAGGCAATATGATGAGCGGTGCAGCGATGATCGGTATCGATAGCTGCCCTATCGAGGGTTTTAACTACGATGCGGTGAATAAAATCCTTGCGGAAGCCGGTGCATTCGATCCGAATGAATACGGCGTTTCCGTAATGGCGACTTTCGGTTATCGTGCCGGTGAAATCGCACCGAAATCACGTAAACCGATCGAAGAAATCGTAAGTTGGATTAAATAA
- a CDS encoding MarC family protein, which produces MFDSLIVQFVVLWAVIDPIGSIPVYLAKTSHLSAAERNKVALKAVGIATIILLFFLVAVQSLFEMMQIPLSAFQIAGGLVLLIFALTMIFGEGKPENEIKMQTSLSELAVYPLAVPSIASPGAMMAIVLLTDNHRFSLTDQFITTLIMLAVLLITYFLLLVASKIQNVIGSVGASVISRVMGLILAAVAVNNLLVGIQQFFGLAS; this is translated from the coding sequence GTGTTTGATTCATTAATTGTACAGTTTGTGGTGCTATGGGCGGTGATTGATCCGATAGGTTCTATTCCGGTCTATTTAGCCAAAACCAGTCATCTTTCCGCAGCAGAACGAAATAAAGTCGCTTTAAAAGCGGTCGGAATTGCCACTATCATCTTGCTCTTCTTCTTAGTTGCCGTGCAATCCTTATTTGAAATGATGCAAATTCCGCTTTCCGCCTTCCAAATTGCCGGCGGTTTAGTACTTTTGATCTTTGCTTTAACTATGATTTTTGGCGAAGGTAAACCGGAAAACGAGATCAAAATGCAAACCAGCTTAAGCGAATTAGCGGTTTATCCGCTTGCCGTTCCGTCTATCGCCTCTCCCGGTGCAATGATGGCGATCGTATTATTAACCGATAATCACCGCTTTAGCCTAACGGATCAATTTATTACCACGCTGATTATGTTAGCGGTGTTGCTCATTACCTATTTCCTACTTCTTGTAGCAAGTAAAATTCAAAACGTCATCGGCAGTGTTGGTGCTTCAGTTATCAGCCGCGTAATGGGATTAATTCTCGCCGCCGTTGCAGTAAATAACTTGTTGGTTGGGATTCAGCAATTCTTCGGTTTAGCAAGTTAA
- a CDS encoding very short patch repair endonuclease — MTDIFSPQKRSEIMSRVKSKNTKPEIIVRTFLFSMGFRYRKNDKRYAGVPDILLPKYKTAIFVHGCFWHGHTCAKGGLPSSRTEFWKNKIMKNKERDVKNIRLLEDSGIHVIIIWECELKNKTLREKRLARLVNEIKHYRD, encoded by the coding sequence ATGACCGATATTTTCTCTCCTCAAAAACGTTCTGAAATAATGTCTAGGGTTAAAAGTAAAAATACTAAACCCGAGATAATTGTTAGAACGTTTTTATTTTCAATGGGTTTTCGTTATCGGAAAAACGATAAACGATATGCGGGAGTACCCGATATTCTCTTACCGAAATATAAAACGGCAATTTTCGTACACGGTTGCTTTTGGCACGGACATACTTGTGCTAAAGGTGGTTTACCTTCTAGCCGTACCGAGTTTTGGAAGAATAAAATCATGAAAAATAAAGAACGGGATGTAAAAAATATTCGATTACTTGAGGATTCGGGGATTCACGTTATTATTATTTGGGAATGCGAATTGAAAAATAAGACGTTACGTGAAAAACGTTTAGCTCGTTTAGTTAACGAAATAAAACATTATCGTGATTAA
- a CDS encoding ATP-binding protein, with the protein MTSANDILEMKFDPNVITHLGIQMYSTLPPVVAELVSNSYDAEAEDVNIFLNDKSDEKSIIIEDNGHGMSFEEINQKFLVIGRNRRKEEKSEKSKNGKRDVIGKKGIGKLAFFGIANEITISTIQNYKQTTFLLDWEEMQNQESEKGTYHPKILDHKKSVDKESGTIIKLMKIKRKSKFDAKDLAHSLSAYFQVFNEEDFNVFIYHNDDNKKSPFPVTNDLRYEGIDTLVTWESPWNELKLNSDEEKTCENYLEKITGKLIAGGRETIPEKMRGVALFSRGKLVNKYSFYGLSATSFGYSYITGWLNVDFIEDFPGDVISTDRGSLNWELDETKRLEEVLQIMIKKLYNFQKSKREQDKQEKIERDLGINFEEWYATLPKHERVLAKKIMKQIVNAEGLEPDKARSLVQFVQDSYQFESFKELAHDIANDDFQEPEKLIALMKEWQLIEAREFYKLAKVRLETINKFENYIQNNAREVPTLHNFLKQFPWLLDPRIMSFRDEVTFSTLLREKYPDDTLSIDDRRIDFLCQRFADSVFIIELKRPKSKLSDKELDQALDYVTFIEDHLGNETGTKVCCYLIGERLVQDKSVERKARSYRNDGNVYVKTYSELLANAKMYHNEFIDKYEDLKNK; encoded by the coding sequence ATGACATCAGCTAATGATATTTTAGAAATGAAATTTGATCCTAATGTAATTACGCATTTAGGTATACAAATGTATTCTACTTTACCACCTGTCGTTGCTGAGCTTGTATCTAATTCTTATGATGCTGAAGCAGAAGATGTTAATATTTTCTTAAATGATAAAAGTGATGAAAAGTCAATTATCATTGAAGATAACGGACATGGGATGAGTTTTGAAGAAATTAATCAAAAGTTTTTAGTCATTGGTCGTAATCGAAGAAAGGAAGAAAAATCGGAAAAAAGTAAAAACGGTAAAAGGGATGTTATAGGGAAAAAAGGGATTGGAAAATTAGCGTTTTTTGGCATTGCTAATGAAATTACAATTTCAACAATTCAAAATTATAAGCAAACAACTTTTTTATTAGATTGGGAGGAAATGCAAAATCAAGAGAGTGAAAAAGGAACGTATCATCCAAAAATCTTAGATCATAAGAAGTCTGTAGATAAAGAATCCGGTACGATTATTAAGTTAATGAAAATTAAACGCAAGTCTAAGTTTGACGCAAAGGATTTAGCTCACTCTCTCTCCGCATATTTTCAAGTATTTAATGAGGAAGATTTTAATGTGTTTATTTATCATAACGATGATAATAAGAAATCTCCTTTTCCTGTTACTAATGATTTACGTTATGAGGGAATAGATACGTTAGTTACTTGGGAAAGTCCTTGGAATGAATTAAAGCTAAATAGTGATGAAGAAAAAACTTGTGAAAATTATCTGGAAAAAATAACGGGTAAGTTAATTGCCGGCGGTAGAGAGACTATTCCTGAAAAAATGCGAGGCGTAGCTTTATTTTCTCGAGGAAAATTAGTAAACAAATATTCATTTTACGGATTGTCTGCAACCAGTTTCGGTTATTCTTATATTACTGGTTGGTTAAATGTTGATTTTATCGAAGATTTTCCAGGGGATGTAATTTCGACGGATAGAGGTTCATTAAATTGGGAGTTGGATGAAACGAAAAGACTTGAAGAAGTTCTTCAAATAATGATTAAAAAATTATATAACTTTCAAAAAAGTAAACGAGAACAAGATAAACAAGAAAAAATTGAACGAGATCTCGGTATTAATTTTGAAGAATGGTATGCAACTTTGCCTAAACATGAGCGGGTATTAGCTAAAAAGATAATGAAGCAGATCGTTAATGCAGAAGGATTAGAGCCGGATAAAGCCAGAAGTTTAGTGCAATTTGTACAAGATTCTTATCAATTTGAATCTTTCAAAGAGCTTGCTCATGATATTGCTAATGATGATTTCCAAGAACCGGAAAAATTAATTGCTTTAATGAAAGAATGGCAACTTATTGAAGCCAGAGAATTTTATAAACTTGCAAAAGTTAGATTAGAAACGATTAATAAATTTGAAAACTATATTCAAAATAATGCAAGAGAAGTACCAACTCTTCATAATTTTCTAAAACAGTTTCCTTGGTTGTTAGACCCAAGGATTATGTCTTTTAGGGATGAAGTTACTTTTTCAACGCTATTACGGGAAAAATATCCTGATGACACCTTAAGTATTGATGATCGTAGAATTGATTTTTTATGTCAAAGATTTGCTGACAGTGTTTTCATTATCGAATTAAAGCGTCCTAAAAGTAAATTGAGTGATAAAGAACTGGATCAAGCCCTTGATTATGTAACATTTATTGAAGATCATTTAGGGAATGAAACAGGTACGAAAGTATGTTGTTATTTAATTGGAGAAAGATTGGTCCAAGATAAATCGGTAGAAAGAAAAGCTCGTTCGTATAGAAATGATGGAAATGTATATGTGAAAACATATTCCGAATTACTTGCAAATGCAAAGATGTATCATAATGAGTTTATTGACAAATATGAAGACTTAAAAAATAAATGA
- a CDS encoding DNA cytosine methyltransferase, which produces MSYNWHIEFNMVENMMKQLKAVDFFCGGGGMSYGLQKAGIRILAGIDYEINCKETYETNIKGASFIHANVFELTEKELEKTLDISRKDDNLILVGCSPCQYWSVIRTSKEKSEKSKSLLSEFQRFVEYFVPGYVVVENVPGIFTRQEESGLDIFVRRLEELEYTVHFGIHNTKNYGVPQSRKRFTLIANRVTQDKLEPLELKGKILTVRDVLGEENGFPKIPAGHQDESEYLHSCAGLSEINMQRLRLVPKDGGTRLAFADRPDLQLKCFIGKDNYFKDTFGRLWWDQPSPTITTKFFSISNGRFAHPEEDRALSLREGATLQSFPKDYVFKAKGREAIARLIGNAVPPKYAEQIGKAIVNNSKKYMEI; this is translated from the coding sequence ATGTCATACAATTGGCATATAGAGTTTAATATGGTTGAAAATATGATGAAACAATTGAAAGCCGTTGATTTTTTCTGTGGCGGCGGGGGAATGAGTTACGGTCTACAAAAAGCGGGTATTCGAATACTTGCAGGGATCGATTACGAAATAAATTGTAAAGAAACTTACGAGACGAATATAAAAGGAGCTTCCTTTATTCATGCAAACGTTTTTGAATTAACGGAAAAAGAATTAGAAAAGACTCTAGATATTTCTAGAAAAGACGATAATTTGATTTTAGTCGGTTGTAGCCCCTGCCAATATTGGAGTGTTATTCGAACCAGTAAAGAAAAATCGGAAAAATCTAAAAGCCTACTGTCCGAATTTCAACGATTCGTTGAATATTTTGTTCCGGGATATGTTGTTGTAGAAAATGTTCCGGGGATTTTCACTCGTCAAGAAGAAAGCGGTCTGGATATTTTTGTGAGAAGATTGGAAGAATTAGAGTATACAGTTCATTTTGGAATACATAATACAAAGAACTACGGTGTTCCGCAAAGTCGTAAACGTTTCACTTTAATTGCGAATCGAGTGACTCAGGATAAATTAGAACCGTTGGAATTAAAAGGCAAAATATTAACAGTTCGCGATGTATTGGGAGAAGAAAACGGCTTTCCGAAAATTCCCGCAGGTCATCAGGATGAAAGCGAATATCTGCATAGTTGTGCAGGATTATCCGAAATTAATATGCAACGTTTGCGTTTAGTGCCTAAAGACGGCGGCACTCGCCTAGCTTTCGCTGATAGACCTGACTTACAACTTAAATGCTTTATTGGAAAAGATAACTACTTTAAAGATACATTCGGTCGTTTATGGTGGGATCAGCCTTCGCCTACGATTACAACAAAATTTTTCAGTATTTCCAACGGGCGTTTTGCTCATCCGGAAGAAGATCGGGCCTTGTCTTTACGTGAAGGAGCTACTTTACAATCCTTTCCTAAAGATTATGTGTTTAAGGCGAAGGGAAGGGAGGCTATAGCGCGATTAATCGGTAATGCCGTTCCGCCTAAATATGCCGAACAAATCGGTAAAGCGATTGTGAATAATTCAAAGAAATATATGGAGATATAA